From a region of the Neobacillus niacini genome:
- a CDS encoding sporulation initiation phosphotransferase B, whose translation MEKEWDIVEVLRHSRHDWLNRLQLIKGNLDLNRIDRAKAYINEIVIEAQHESKLSNFHLPGFASLLLKSNWENHLFQLEYEVLNDLEAVKINDDILSNWTKSFFICLDQAIEAFQENHLSITIQPQSNGVRFFFDFSGIIIKKELIEQFLISSEIEVKVKEFSVSELGLEIFMPVV comes from the coding sequence ATGGAAAAAGAATGGGATATCGTTGAAGTGCTGCGGCACTCACGACATGATTGGCTGAATAGGCTGCAGTTAATCAAAGGGAACTTGGATTTAAATAGAATTGACCGGGCGAAAGCATATATAAATGAAATTGTAATCGAAGCACAGCATGAATCGAAGCTGTCGAATTTTCATTTGCCTGGATTTGCCTCCTTGCTTTTAAAATCAAATTGGGAGAATCATTTATTTCAACTTGAATATGAGGTTCTTAACGATTTAGAGGCAGTGAAAATAAATGATGACATTCTGTCGAATTGGACAAAATCCTTCTTTATTTGTTTAGATCAGGCGATTGAGGCCTTTCAAGAAAATCATTTATCAATAACAATTCAACCGCAATCAAATGGAGTTCGTTTCTTTTTTGATTTTAGCGGAATAATAATAAAAAAAGAACTGATTGAACAATTCCTGATCTCCTCGGAAATCGAAGTGAAGGTCAAGGAATTCTCAGTAAGCGAATTAGGATTAGAAATCTTTATGCCTGTGGTATAG
- the obgE gene encoding GTPase ObgE, producing the protein MFVDQTKIYVKGGDGGNGMVAFRREKYVPMGGPAGGDGGKGADVVFEVNEGLRTLMDFRYQRHWKAPRGEHGMSKNQHGKNAKDMIVKVPPGTVVMDAETKEVIADLVENGQRAVIAKGGRGGRGNSRFATPSNPAPELAENGEPGQERDVILELKLLADVGLVGFPSVGKSTLLSVVSSAKPKIAEYHFTTIVPNLGMVETEDNRSFVMADLPGLIEGASEGVGLGHQFLRHIERTRVIVHVIDMAAMEGRDPYEDYLTINKELEEYNLRLTERPQIIVANKMDMPEAEENLQKFKERLEEDFPIFPISALSRKGLRELLYAIADKIEETPEFPLDHEEEETGVNRVLYKHEADPEAFYITREPDGSFVIQGEKVEKLFKMTNFQTEESVRRFARQLRGLGVDEALRAKGAKDGDTVKLLDFEFEFVD; encoded by the coding sequence ATGTTTGTCGATCAAACGAAGATATACGTAAAAGGCGGAGACGGCGGTAATGGAATGGTCGCGTTTCGCCGTGAAAAATATGTTCCAATGGGCGGACCTGCTGGCGGAGACGGCGGTAAGGGTGCCGATGTAGTTTTTGAGGTAAATGAGGGCTTGCGTACGTTAATGGATTTCCGTTATCAGCGTCATTGGAAAGCGCCGCGTGGTGAACATGGTATGTCCAAAAATCAGCACGGGAAAAATGCCAAAGATATGATTGTTAAGGTACCACCAGGCACAGTTGTAATGGATGCAGAAACAAAAGAAGTCATTGCCGATCTAGTTGAGAATGGTCAGCGTGCCGTCATTGCCAAGGGAGGTCGTGGAGGTAGAGGAAATTCTCGGTTTGCGACACCTTCAAACCCTGCGCCAGAACTTGCTGAAAATGGAGAACCAGGACAAGAGCGCGATGTTATCCTTGAGTTAAAACTGCTTGCAGATGTTGGACTCGTTGGATTCCCTAGCGTTGGAAAATCAACATTACTATCAGTCGTTTCTTCAGCAAAACCAAAAATAGCTGAATATCATTTTACAACGATTGTCCCTAATCTTGGGATGGTTGAAACAGAGGACAATAGAAGTTTTGTTATGGCCGACCTTCCAGGATTGATTGAAGGTGCGAGTGAGGGTGTTGGACTAGGACATCAATTCTTACGTCATATTGAACGGACACGGGTTATCGTTCATGTAATCGATATGGCTGCGATGGAAGGACGCGATCCTTATGAGGATTATCTGACTATCAATAAAGAGCTAGAAGAGTATAACCTCCGCTTAACAGAGCGTCCGCAAATTATTGTTGCGAATAAAATGGACATGCCGGAAGCCGAAGAAAATTTACAGAAATTTAAAGAGCGTTTAGAAGAGGACTTTCCGATTTTCCCGATTTCTGCTCTATCAAGAAAAGGTTTAAGAGAGCTATTATATGCAATTGCTGACAAAATCGAGGAGACTCCAGAATTTCCGCTTGATCATGAAGAAGAGGAAACAGGAGTTAATCGCGTACTTTATAAACATGAGGCAGATCCTGAGGCTTTCTATATCACAAGAGAACCAGACGGCTCATTCGTTATTCAAGGGGAAAAGGTTGAAAAATTATTTAAGATGACCAATTTCCAAACGGAGGAATCTGTTCGTCGTTTTGCTAGACAGCTTCGTGGTTTAGGGGTGGACGAGGCTTTACGAGCAAAAGGTGCAAAAGATGGGGATACCGTTAAATTATTAGACTTCGAATTTGAATTTGTTGACTAG
- a CDS encoding ACT domain-containing protein — MKNEKFDKKFYLIREDVLPEAMKKTLDVKEMLERGKAESIWDAVQQVDLSRSAYYKYRDTVFPFSTIVKERLVTLFFHLEDRSGTLSKLLSVVASSGCNVLTIHQTIPLQGRANVTLSLNTTEISTDIDELLLELRKLEFVEKVEVLGTGA, encoded by the coding sequence ATGAAAAATGAAAAATTTGATAAAAAATTTTACTTAATTAGAGAAGACGTCTTGCCTGAAGCGATGAAGAAAACACTTGATGTGAAGGAAATGCTCGAAAGGGGTAAGGCTGAGTCTATTTGGGATGCGGTCCAGCAAGTAGACTTAAGCAGAAGTGCCTATTATAAATATAGGGACACGGTATTTCCATTTTCCACGATTGTAAAGGAACGATTAGTTACGCTCTTTTTTCATCTTGAAGATCGTTCAGGTACTTTGTCTAAGCTTCTTAGTGTAGTTGCTTCTTCTGGCTGCAATGTGTTAACCATTCATCAAACGATTCCATTGCAAGGAAGGGCAAACGTGACACTTTCGTTGAATACCACCGAGATTTCTACAGATATAGATGAACTGCTTTTAGAATTACGTAAGCTTGAATTCGTAGAAAAAGTTGAAGTGCTTGGAACAGGCGCATAA
- the pheA gene encoding prephenate dehydratase has protein sequence MKVGFLGPKATFTELAVKKVFPGFELEPYRTIPESMDAVVSEKVELAVVPVENTLEGTVNITLDYLTHVVQLPIVGEITIPIKQHLMVHPDNQEIWQDVTKVYSHSHAIAQCHKFLHNQFHGVPYESVSSTAAAAKMVMDHPEQRIAAIANELAAEEYGLSIVQRDIHDFDHNHTRFFVLSEKGINFEEFSGSSHYKTTLMVTLPTDKAGTLHMVLSAFAWRKINLSKIESRPMKTGIGNYFFIIDLEMKLDDVLIPGAMAELEALGCGVTLLGSYPSKMV, from the coding sequence ATGAAAGTTGGTTTTTTAGGACCAAAGGCAACCTTTACCGAATTAGCGGTGAAGAAGGTTTTTCCTGGATTTGAGCTTGAACCATATCGGACCATTCCTGAATCCATGGATGCGGTTGTCAGTGAAAAAGTGGAACTAGCCGTTGTTCCTGTTGAAAATACCCTTGAAGGTACAGTAAATATTACATTGGATTACCTAACACATGTGGTTCAATTACCGATTGTCGGTGAAATTACCATTCCAATTAAACAGCATTTGATGGTTCACCCGGATAATCAAGAAATATGGCAGGATGTTACTAAGGTGTACAGTCACTCGCATGCCATTGCGCAGTGTCATAAGTTCTTACATAATCAGTTTCATGGGGTACCTTATGAAAGTGTCAGCTCGACTGCTGCGGCAGCGAAAATGGTAATGGATCACCCAGAACAGCGTATTGCCGCGATCGCCAATGAATTAGCAGCTGAAGAATATGGATTATCTATAGTTCAACGCGACATTCATGATTTTGATCATAATCATACTCGCTTTTTTGTCTTATCTGAAAAGGGGATTAATTTTGAGGAGTTTAGTGGTTCATCCCATTATAAAACTACTCTAATGGTGACACTTCCGACGGATAAGGCGGGAACGCTCCATATGGTACTATCAGCCTTTGCTTGGCGAAAAATAAATCTGTCAAAAATTGAATCAAGACCTATGAAAACAGGTATTGGCAATTATTTCTTTATTATTGATTTGGAAATGAAGCTTGATGACGTTTTAATTCCAGGCGCAATGGCCGAGCTTGAAGCACTAGGATGCGGCGTTACATTGCTAGGAAGCTATCCTTCAAAAATGGTTTAA
- a CDS encoding transcription repressor NadR has translation MAEQKKILGDERRAFILQLLKDSPVPLTGSELATRTNVSRQVIVGDITLLKAKEEPIIATSQGYLYFKQNTGTQTFERTIACRHSPDDTEKELNLMVDHGVLVKDVKIEHAVYGDLTASIMVSNRQEVKQFLDNIYKTKAALLSELTGGIHLHTIAASSVQTLDKTEAALKEAGFLIEY, from the coding sequence ATGGCTGAACAAAAAAAGATTCTTGGCGATGAAAGGAGAGCTTTCATCCTGCAGCTGCTAAAAGACAGCCCTGTACCGCTTACAGGAAGCGAGTTAGCAACACGAACAAATGTTAGCAGGCAGGTGATTGTCGGGGATATTACACTCCTAAAAGCAAAAGAGGAGCCGATTATCGCAACAAGTCAAGGTTATTTATATTTTAAGCAAAACACAGGCACACAAACATTTGAAAGGACGATTGCTTGCAGGCACTCACCTGATGACACAGAAAAAGAGCTAAATTTAATGGTGGATCATGGTGTATTAGTAAAGGATGTTAAAATCGAGCATGCGGTTTACGGAGATTTAACAGCCTCGATCATGGTATCCAATCGCCAAGAGGTAAAACAATTCTTAGATAACATCTATAAGACGAAGGCTGCGTTATTATCGGAATTAACAGGCGGGATTCATCTTCATACGATTGCTGCTTCTTCTGTTCAAACCTTAGACAAAACCGAAGCCGCTTTGAAGGAAGCTGGCTTTTTAATTGAATACTAG
- a CDS encoding IscS subfamily cysteine desulfurase has translation MIYFDFAATTPLDSEAAEVFVQASTEFFGNSSSLHDFGGQSQDLLENCREELANLLGINKKGLYFTSGGSEGNFLAIEALLSAPKKAGKHILAGMAEHSSIHGILNRLEGYSITYLPLNSSGLIDIEELVNAITPETVLVTVQHVNSEIGTIQPIEDIARICREHDIHFHSDFVQSFGKIELKKIAPLVTSFSIAGHKIYGPKGVGGVYVDPAISWRAFFPGGSHERGFRPGTVNVPAIASMTAAAQKIHDQLSQCHDRFLQLRATLMESLNPIKDSVVVFEAAPDSQLPSIIGLRISGVEGQWMMLECNRYGFAISTGSACQIGMQAPAKVTQALGLSPQEAKEFIRISFGKTTKMEDVVKLGETIVDIVKKFKL, from the coding sequence ATGATTTATTTTGATTTTGCCGCGACGACTCCATTAGATTCTGAAGCTGCAGAGGTGTTTGTGCAGGCTTCAACTGAGTTCTTTGGAAACTCAAGCTCCCTCCATGATTTTGGCGGGCAGTCACAGGACTTGTTAGAGAATTGCCGTGAAGAGCTGGCAAATCTTTTAGGAATAAATAAAAAAGGTTTATACTTTACTAGCGGTGGTTCGGAGGGGAATTTTTTAGCGATTGAGGCATTATTGTCAGCTCCTAAAAAAGCTGGGAAGCACATCCTCGCTGGGATGGCCGAGCATTCATCCATTCACGGTATTCTCAACCGGTTAGAAGGGTATAGCATTACTTATTTACCGCTTAACTCTTCCGGTCTCATTGACATAGAAGAATTGGTGAATGCGATTACTCCTGAAACAGTTTTAGTGACAGTGCAGCATGTTAATTCTGAAATAGGCACAATTCAGCCGATTGAAGATATCGCTCGTATTTGCAGAGAGCATGATATCCATTTTCACAGTGATTTTGTTCAATCTTTTGGAAAAATAGAGTTAAAAAAAATCGCGCCACTGGTCACAAGCTTCTCCATTGCTGGTCATAAAATTTATGGTCCCAAAGGGGTTGGCGGAGTTTATGTTGATCCGGCTATTTCTTGGAGAGCTTTTTTTCCAGGAGGATCACATGAGAGAGGCTTTAGACCAGGCACGGTGAACGTCCCTGCTATCGCTTCTATGACCGCAGCTGCTCAAAAGATACATGACCAACTTTCTCAATGTCACGATCGATTTTTACAGCTTCGAGCCACTTTAATGGAGTCGCTTAATCCTATTAAGGACTCTGTGGTTGTTTTTGAAGCAGCTCCTGACTCACAGTTACCTTCAATTATCGGATTGCGGATCTCTGGTGTTGAAGGTCAATGGATGATGCTTGAATGTAACCGGTACGGATTCGCGATTTCAACCGGAAGTGCTTGTCAAATTGGTATGCAAGCTCCAGCAAAAGTGACACAAGCTTTAGGATTAAGCCCTCAAGAGGCAAAGGAATTTATCCGTATTTCGTTTGGCAAGACAACGAAGATGGAAGATGTAGTGAAGCTTGGGGAAACTATTGTAGATATCGTGAAGAAATTTAAACTATAG
- the nadB gene encoding L-aspartate oxidase has translation MTINDDVLILGSGIAALQLASFLNKDLNVRILTKEKIRTANSYLAQGGIAAAIGEQDHPNKHIADTFEAGRYHNNQEVVKEIIEAAPRLIKFISEQGSVFDKNQDGELLLGMEGAHSEKRIVHGGGDATGKNVVEFLISTLKENVTIEEDVFVYELLLNSEKRCMGVNAKMPDGTIKKYYSRNTIVATGGCGQLFTYTSNADTVSGDGIAMAYLAGAEVVDMEFIQFHPTLLYLNGETKGLISEAVRGEGAILVTDEGTPIMEGVHPLKDLGPRHVVSQKIYEYLKKGSQVYLDISKIENFKQRFPSITAICEENGLQLSEGRIPVAPGSHFLMGGIKTDLYGRTSIKGLFAIGEAACTGLHGANRLASNSLLEGLYMGEKLSSILNETEYEDILSTEIVRPFIPQEKVILPDLQQIKDTMMERVGIVRNKANLQNQKVWLDTLKAHQINNLTIYSIEELKKIFMLINASLITEAALKRTESRGGHFRSDYAKEDDHYWLNKTIIHKNSRGMESNNEYIETALAT, from the coding sequence ATGACAATAAATGATGATGTTTTAATTTTAGGAAGTGGGATTGCTGCACTGCAGTTAGCCTCATTTTTAAATAAGGATTTAAATGTGAGGATACTCACAAAGGAAAAAATTAGAACCGCCAATTCTTATCTTGCTCAAGGTGGTATTGCTGCTGCGATTGGCGAGCAAGACCATCCCAATAAACATATCGCTGATACATTTGAAGCAGGAAGATATCACAATAATCAAGAAGTCGTTAAAGAAATCATAGAAGCCGCACCTAGGCTGATTAAGTTCATTTCTGAACAAGGATCTGTTTTTGATAAAAATCAAGATGGTGAATTGCTGCTTGGAATGGAAGGGGCACACAGCGAAAAGCGAATTGTTCATGGCGGCGGAGATGCTACAGGTAAAAATGTAGTCGAATTCCTTATCAGCACGCTGAAGGAAAATGTCACCATCGAGGAAGATGTTTTTGTCTATGAGTTATTACTGAATTCCGAGAAACGCTGCATGGGTGTAAATGCTAAAATGCCAGATGGTACGATAAAGAAGTATTACAGCCGGAATACAATCGTAGCAACAGGCGGCTGCGGGCAATTGTTTACCTATACTTCAAATGCTGATACAGTCAGCGGTGATGGGATTGCAATGGCCTATTTAGCAGGTGCTGAAGTCGTTGATATGGAGTTTATCCAGTTCCACCCTACACTTTTATACCTAAATGGTGAAACGAAAGGGTTAATTTCTGAAGCGGTACGCGGCGAAGGTGCCATTCTTGTCACGGATGAAGGCACTCCAATTATGGAAGGTGTTCATCCACTTAAGGATCTTGGTCCAAGGCATGTTGTCTCTCAGAAAATCTATGAATATCTTAAAAAAGGCAGCCAAGTTTATTTAGATATTAGTAAAATTGAAAACTTTAAGCAAAGATTCCCGTCGATAACCGCCATTTGTGAGGAAAATGGCCTTCAGTTATCAGAGGGAAGAATTCCTGTTGCTCCCGGCAGCCATTTTTTAATGGGAGGAATTAAAACCGATTTATATGGCCGGACTTCCATAAAGGGGCTATTTGCTATTGGTGAAGCCGCCTGTACAGGATTGCATGGGGCAAACCGCCTTGCAAGTAATTCCTTATTAGAGGGTTTATATATGGGAGAAAAGTTATCTTCAATACTAAATGAGACAGAATACGAAGATATCCTTTCAACAGAAATCGTTCGTCCATTTATTCCGCAAGAGAAAGTAATTTTACCAGACTTGCAACAAATAAAGGATACGATGATGGAGCGGGTAGGTATTGTCCGCAATAAGGCAAATCTCCAAAACCAAAAAGTATGGTTAGATACCCTTAAAGCACACCAAATAAATAATCTTACTATCTATTCTATTGAAGAGTTGAAAAAGATTTTTATGCTAATTAACGCAAGTTTAATTACCGAAGCTGCTTTGAAACGAACAGAAAGCCGTGGTGGTCATTTTCGAAGTGATTACGCAAAAGAAGACGACCATTATTGGTTAAACAAAACCATTATTCATAAAAATAGCCGGGGAATGGAGAGTAACAATGAATACATTGAAACTGCGCTCGCTACTTGA
- the nadC gene encoding carboxylating nicotinate-nucleotide diphosphorylase, which produces MNTLKLRSLLEQFFIEDIGEQDITTDLIFADDTKGEIVFLSKDNGIFCGEEIIKTGFKLLNTNIEIQLFVKDGQTIEYGQKLATASGKIADLLKGERVVLNLVQRMSGIATLTRQAVSTLDSGHTKICDTRKTTPGLRMLEKYAVTTGGGFNHRFGLYDGIMIKDNHISFAGSITNAVESVRKKAGHMVKVEVEVETEAQVREAVSAGADVIMFDNRTPDEIKELIKLVPSGFITEASGGIQLSNLAGYRDTGVDYISLGFLTHSYKALDISVKVLFREGEK; this is translated from the coding sequence ATGAATACATTGAAACTGCGCTCGCTACTTGAGCAATTTTTTATCGAAGATATTGGGGAACAGGATATTACCACAGATTTAATTTTTGCAGATGATACAAAAGGCGAAATCGTCTTTCTCTCAAAAGATAATGGCATTTTTTGTGGAGAAGAAATCATTAAAACGGGTTTTAAACTTTTGAATACCAACATTGAAATACAGCTTTTTGTCAAGGATGGTCAAACTATTGAATATGGTCAGAAGCTTGCAACAGCCTCTGGAAAAATAGCGGATTTATTAAAAGGGGAAAGAGTTGTTCTCAACCTTGTCCAAAGAATGAGCGGGATTGCGACTCTGACACGTCAAGCTGTTTCAACATTGGACAGTGGCCATACCAAAATTTGTGATACGCGTAAAACGACACCTGGCTTAAGAATGCTTGAGAAATATGCCGTTACAACTGGGGGAGGCTTCAACCATCGATTCGGTCTATACGACGGAATCATGATTAAAGATAATCATATTTCGTTTGCGGGCTCAATTACAAATGCAGTTGAAAGTGTTCGCAAAAAAGCGGGTCATATGGTGAAGGTAGAAGTAGAAGTTGAAACAGAGGCTCAGGTAAGAGAAGCCGTCAGCGCCGGTGCAGATGTGATTATGTTTGATAACCGTACTCCAGATGAGATTAAAGAACTGATTAAATTAGTTCCTTCAGGATTCATAACGGAAGCTTCTGGCGGGATCCAATTGTCCAATCTAGCTGGTTATCGTGATACAGGTGTTGATTATATTTCACTAGGATTCTTGACGCATTCATATAAAGCACTCGATATAAGTGTAAAAGTTCTTTTTAGGGAAGGGGAGAAATAA
- the nadA gene encoding quinolinate synthase NadA, translated as MSILAAMQKNKMIPEKYKQMSKEELEARVVEVKNKLGSKLFIPGHHYQKDEVIQFADATGDSLKLAQLSAENTEAEFIVFCGVHFMAETADILTNDNQKVILPDMRAGCSMADMADLDQTEKAWEILQGIFGDTILPLTYVNSTAAIKSFVGAHGGASVTSSNAETMVKWAFTQKERILFLPDQHLGRNTAYDLGIGLDEMAVWNPITDKLEYEGDPSKIKVILWKGHCSVHENFTVQNIHDTRSQYPNMTIIVHPECRREVVELSDMAGSTSYIINAIEKAEPGSEWAIGTEMNLVNRLIKNHPDKKIISLNPAMCPCLTMNRIDLPHLVWSLDTLEETKNTIKVAPEIADNAKLALDRMLQNS; from the coding sequence GTGAGTATTTTAGCAGCCATGCAAAAGAATAAAATGATTCCTGAAAAATACAAACAAATGTCGAAGGAAGAGTTAGAAGCTAGAGTGGTAGAAGTGAAAAATAAATTAGGCTCAAAACTTTTCATTCCAGGACATCATTACCAAAAAGATGAAGTCATTCAGTTTGCCGATGCAACCGGGGATTCCTTAAAACTAGCACAACTATCTGCTGAAAATACCGAAGCAGAATTTATTGTTTTCTGCGGTGTTCATTTTATGGCAGAAACGGCAGATATCCTAACAAACGATAACCAAAAGGTCATTCTCCCCGACATGCGTGCAGGCTGTTCCATGGCTGACATGGCAGACCTAGATCAAACTGAAAAGGCATGGGAAATCCTTCAGGGGATTTTTGGTGATACTATTCTTCCATTAACATATGTAAATTCTACGGCAGCGATAAAATCTTTTGTTGGGGCTCACGGCGGTGCAAGTGTTACCTCTTCGAATGCAGAGACAATGGTTAAGTGGGCATTTACCCAAAAAGAACGGATTTTATTTTTACCCGATCAGCATTTAGGCCGTAATACAGCTTATGACTTAGGTATTGGCTTAGATGAAATGGCTGTTTGGAATCCAATAACGGATAAGCTTGAATACGAAGGCGATCCTTCAAAAATTAAAGTCATTCTTTGGAAAGGTCACTGCTCTGTACATGAGAACTTTACCGTTCAGAATATCCATGATACACGCAGCCAATATCCTAACATGACAATTATCGTTCATCCTGAGTGCCGCCGAGAAGTCGTAGAATTATCCGATATGGCTGGTTCAACAAGTTATATTATTAATGCGATTGAAAAGGCGGAGCCTGGTTCTGAATGGGCAATCGGAACAGAAATGAATTTAGTCAACCGCCTAATTAAGAATCACCCTGATAAAAAAATTATTTCACTAAATCCTGCCATGTGTCCTTGTTTAACCATGAATAGAATTGATCTGCCGCATTTAGTGTGGAGCTTAGATACACTAGAAGAAACAAAGAATACGATTAAAGTGGCTCCAGAGATTGCTGATAATGCTAAATTAGCGCTCGATCGCATGTTACAAAATTCATAA
- a CDS encoding phosphotransferase — MMKAMSMTFKQKGDDDYFIRLLSYLRSQFKENIVEMVPYRKSVIRIKTDKSSYMLKGFHTNKRLRLQEAFTATLRKEGFSKTYLFVHPQIKEPLFFEGTYFGCMEYIPPNRIPFSFQSQKNRQEGLELLEQYHQVTSSFESRYRTLIPKGLIIEKWRDRGKTFSSNISTLKYFINDKVLAEMINWAQWSLSGMEKNRSMFLNEPFCILHGDVAHHNFLRDSNGILHLIDFDLISIGPASLDYLQYANRILPSLDWSFDRLAQFPQYEDLLNEKAFLHALAYPADIFREWNRLIREGSYRDHKKYNQVMDLTNGQFYSRKKFIERLQLMTN; from the coding sequence ATGATGAAAGCAATGAGTATGACTTTTAAGCAAAAAGGAGACGATGATTATTTCATTCGTCTCCTCTCTTATTTACGTTCGCAATTTAAAGAAAATATAGTGGAAATGGTGCCTTATCGGAAAAGTGTGATTCGGATAAAAACGGATAAAAGTTCTTATATGCTTAAAGGGTTCCATACAAATAAACGACTTCGGCTGCAGGAAGCATTTACTGCTACACTTAGGAAAGAAGGTTTTTCAAAAACCTATCTATTTGTCCATCCCCAAATAAAAGAACCTCTCTTTTTTGAGGGGACCTATTTTGGGTGTATGGAATACATTCCCCCGAATAGAATACCTTTTTCATTTCAATCACAGAAAAATCGGCAGGAGGGGCTTGAACTTTTAGAACAGTACCATCAAGTAACGTCATCCTTTGAATCACGGTATCGAACACTAATCCCTAAAGGGCTAATTATTGAAAAATGGAGAGACAGAGGTAAAACCTTTTCCTCCAATATCTCTACTTTGAAATACTTTATAAATGATAAAGTACTAGCGGAAATGATAAATTGGGCACAATGGTCGCTAAGTGGAATGGAAAAAAATCGATCAATGTTTTTGAATGAGCCATTTTGCATTCTTCACGGAGACGTGGCACATCATAATTTCTTACGTGATTCGAATGGAATTTTACATCTGATTGATTTTGATTTAATTAGTATTGGTCCAGCGTCCCTAGATTATTTACAATATGCGAATCGAATTCTCCCTAGCTTGGACTGGTCATTTGACAGGCTGGCTCAGTTTCCACAATATGAAGATCTTTTGAATGAGAAGGCATTTCTACACGCATTAGCATATCCTGCAGATATTTTCCGCGAATGGAACAGACTTATTCGTGAAGGTTCGTATAGAGACCACAAAAAATATAATCAAGTCATGGATTTAACGAATGGTCAGTTTTATTCAAGGAAAAAATTTATTGAACGTTTACAATTGATGACGAACTAA
- a CDS encoding YhcN/YlaJ family sporulation lipoprotein, whose protein sequence is MNLKQWMIPLSALLAVGLSGCANDDRAATDKDNKNMGQPVGYYSDENHKNGSNGMPGDNDGPVTEYMDHNLGVENQSNNEERRKRFSDRDENGNPPNPTKPLANHDHNFFQRDNKFSTSDANYHGHMNQRLGTTGTTTKPESQDRIVERIKSKVADVDNVQQVRSVVYGNSVMVSVKLNNNNRTEETKKAIQDAVKTLAGGREVQVIMDDGTIGRDRNRNNDSQPLEPNSRK, encoded by the coding sequence TTGAACTTGAAACAGTGGATGATTCCTCTGTCCGCCCTACTAGCTGTTGGGCTGTCAGGTTGTGCAAATGATGACCGTGCTGCTACGGACAAAGATAACAAAAACATGGGACAGCCGGTGGGCTACTATTCCGATGAAAACCATAAAAACGGTTCTAATGGAATGCCTGGGGACAATGATGGTCCAGTAACAGAATATATGGACCATAATCTTGGTGTTGAAAACCAATCCAATAATGAAGAACGAAGAAAAAGGTTTAGTGATAGAGATGAAAATGGTAATCCACCAAACCCAACAAAACCACTTGCAAACCATGACCATAACTTTTTCCAAAGGGATAATAAATTTAGTACCAGTGATGCGAATTATCATGGTCATATGAATCAAAGGCTTGGGACTACAGGTACCACAACGAAGCCTGAATCCCAAGATCGTATAGTTGAAAGAATTAAAAGCAAAGTAGCGGACGTAGACAATGTTCAACAGGTTCGCTCAGTTGTTTACGGCAATTCAGTAATGGTCTCTGTCAAATTAAACAATAACAACCGAACTGAGGAAACCAAAAAGGCTATTCAAGACGCAGTTAAGACTTTGGCCGGCGGGAGAGAAGTTCAGGTTATTATGGATGATGGTACAATCGGTCGTGACCGCAACAGAAACAACGATTCGCAACCATTAGAGCCTAATAGCCGTAAATAA
- a CDS encoding intercompartmental signaling factor BofC translates to MRFNWVAQYRLGLAFVTVVLFMSIGMVPGIVETGFAEQMKNHQDQQKSEPQQLTIILERIYLDGEMSEEVVLDSYWSIENFWAKYDQWQLVDIDESTMVFRKQVDDISPLLKANGYFGITDDGVLTIYNGRPDPSRIIQSFFQIDVKKLESKKQEELIQGIPIKTRDRYVEVLETFKPYSMKE, encoded by the coding sequence ATGAGGTTCAATTGGGTAGCTCAGTATCGGCTTGGTTTAGCCTTTGTTACGGTTGTTCTCTTCATGTCTATCGGAATGGTGCCAGGAATAGTAGAAACTGGTTTCGCCGAACAAATGAAAAACCATCAGGATCAACAAAAGTCGGAACCTCAGCAATTGACCATTATTTTAGAAAGAATCTATCTTGATGGAGAAATGAGTGAGGAAGTAGTTCTTGATTCTTACTGGTCTATTGAAAACTTTTGGGCCAAATATGATCAATGGCAGTTAGTTGATATTGATGAATCCACTATGGTGTTTAGAAAACAGGTGGATGATATTTCACCATTACTAAAAGCGAATGGCTATTTTGGAATTACTGATGATGGCGTGTTGACCATTTATAATGGCCGTCCCGATCCATCCCGAATCATCCAATCTTTTTTTCAGATAGATGTGAAAAAGCTCGAAAGCAAAAAGCAAGAAGAGCTGATTCAAGGTATTCCTATTAAGACAAGAGACCGTTATGTAGAAGTACTAGAAACATTTAAGCCTTATTCGATGAAAGAATAA